The proteins below come from a single Dinghuibacter silviterrae genomic window:
- a CDS encoding T9SS type A sorting domain-containing protein, producing the protein MKRHFLLLIGILTGFGAVAQTTTSATVSYVLGEGDNVSCVTAGGHTSHTYKDGFVSLKYTPSSLTLANSSWPSSPCYPTFPSWANQVGSQTWNNGPIQMFSSSYAYNPANQQVYFITVVDSTLPGGGNQYNSYVFTWKVGTCPTTTLNPIIEVQNQYIVGANFDNSGNMWVINELGNGPYTLQLQDFVVTTTSVTIEQPETVNLPASMPAINAQNGDFIISPTGVLFAVLDNKELTINYPAYTNNAAASVGATYVGPVSVPSGDNVVGLAYASGTLVAADYSTGYSCTPPYESINMVTSAATTITYSTGNGGLNATDLTSVTSGVGAAKSLVSVTSTGTANEYTVVYDVFIQNYGNYPVSYIQAYDNLGNIHGAANVKNVSTAFVGSVPTGLALNTSYNGTTNDSLLVSGGTLPNYPVANDDFTVQITVTLDNIQSGTIYYNSAIGYGVGLGGDRLTDTSTNGSNPNPDGSGKPDDPGEDIPTPFLIGITPTSAPCTTLPTVVFQENFGSGSSSLTSTLPQSTESSWYTGTTSAPMGVNTYTLTNNANNGNTSNYISLTDHTTGSGDMMVVSSPTLGPNTVFQEKVSGLCANLKYSFNAYVANVDDTSRISFCNAVGGYQPPNLTFQLFDSNANIVVANLSTGPVWSHTWTSYGMREPLPTQSTGTVYLQIINNGGGSCGSDFALDDISFGLCDPLPEVSVDGAHAGCKDSSTVLRVSLVDTSVFGTDQLVFQWQDSIPGGTWTTTMPTGVGASTLDTLIINPVEAANANRYYRVNVAAVGNSMTGCSYFSPGFLISLKASSLPPTGVTASPSTTEGCSEVPITLTESGGFLGDGGQYVWYTAGCGVGTAIGTGPSITVEPTVTTAYFVRAEGACNNTVCAATAITVTCTLPTDLVYFNGSYAGGISTLTWEVTDNENLVGFYVERSLDGVTFTRIDSVNATGMNGIADYSYNDNVASLHTQTISYRIVLHFKTGDQKPSSIVVISKPLDNQGGLVVFPNPASTQLTISITSDKEQELSYTLISMQGQILTTGAQTLVRGGNTVIVNGLQYVASGAYILRIQTQDAVVQKKIIIQK; encoded by the coding sequence ATGAAGCGGCATTTTTTACTCCTCATAGGTATCCTCACCGGCTTTGGCGCGGTGGCACAGACGACCACCTCGGCCACGGTCTCCTATGTGTTGGGGGAAGGCGACAACGTATCCTGCGTCACCGCCGGCGGACATACCTCCCATACCTATAAGGATGGGTTCGTGTCGTTAAAATACACGCCTTCTTCCCTTACCCTGGCCAATTCCTCCTGGCCATCCAGTCCGTGTTATCCGACATTCCCCTCCTGGGCCAACCAGGTCGGGTCTCAGACCTGGAACAACGGGCCTATCCAGATGTTTTCCTCATCTTATGCGTATAACCCGGCCAACCAGCAGGTATATTTCATTACGGTGGTGGATAGTACGTTACCGGGCGGTGGAAACCAATACAATTCGTATGTATTCACCTGGAAGGTTGGGACTTGTCCGACCACTACGTTAAACCCCATCATAGAAGTCCAGAACCAATACATTGTGGGCGCCAACTTTGACAACAGCGGGAATATGTGGGTCATCAACGAGCTTGGTAACGGGCCGTACACCCTCCAATTGCAGGATTTCGTTGTCACCACGACGTCGGTCACGATCGAGCAGCCGGAAACCGTCAACCTGCCCGCCTCCATGCCCGCTATCAATGCACAAAACGGGGACTTTATCATCTCGCCCACAGGAGTATTATTTGCCGTACTGGATAATAAAGAACTGACGATCAACTACCCGGCCTATACCAACAATGCGGCGGCCTCCGTGGGGGCAACCTACGTAGGCCCGGTGAGCGTGCCCTCCGGGGATAACGTGGTAGGCCTGGCCTACGCCAGCGGCACCCTGGTGGCGGCGGACTATTCGACCGGTTACAGTTGCACCCCGCCCTACGAGTCCATCAATATGGTCACGAGTGCTGCAACCACTATCACCTATTCGACCGGCAACGGCGGCCTGAACGCCACGGACCTTACGAGCGTCACCAGCGGGGTCGGCGCCGCCAAATCCCTGGTGTCGGTAACGTCGACCGGGACCGCCAACGAATATACCGTGGTGTATGACGTTTTCATACAGAACTACGGGAACTACCCCGTGTCCTATATCCAGGCGTACGACAACCTGGGGAACATACACGGCGCCGCCAACGTCAAAAACGTATCTACCGCCTTTGTAGGGTCCGTTCCCACCGGGCTGGCCCTCAACACAAGCTATAACGGGACGACCAACGACAGCCTCCTGGTTTCCGGGGGAACCCTGCCCAACTATCCCGTAGCCAACGACGACTTTACCGTCCAGATCACCGTTACGCTGGATAATATCCAATCCGGGACCATCTACTATAACTCGGCCATCGGCTATGGTGTGGGTCTGGGCGGGGACCGGCTGACAGACACCTCCACCAACGGGTCCAACCCCAACCCGGACGGCAGCGGTAAACCGGACGATCCCGGGGAAGACATACCTACCCCTTTCCTCATCGGTATTACCCCCACCTCGGCGCCTTGTACGACCCTGCCTACGGTGGTCTTCCAGGAGAACTTCGGATCGGGGAGCAGCAGCCTGACGTCAACGCTTCCTCAATCCACGGAGTCCTCATGGTATACAGGGACGACCTCCGCTCCGATGGGCGTCAATACGTATACGCTCACCAACAACGCCAATAACGGTAACACAAGCAATTATATATCGCTTACGGACCATACCACGGGATCAGGAGACATGATGGTCGTCAGTAGCCCGACCCTTGGTCCGAACACCGTCTTCCAGGAAAAGGTGTCCGGTTTGTGTGCCAACCTGAAATACTCATTCAACGCCTACGTCGCCAATGTCGACGATACCAGCAGGATATCCTTCTGTAATGCCGTCGGTGGATACCAGCCGCCGAACCTGACGTTCCAGCTCTTTGACTCGAACGCCAATATCGTTGTCGCCAACCTTTCCACAGGGCCTGTCTGGAGCCATACCTGGACTTCTTACGGGATGCGTGAACCCCTGCCGACGCAATCGACGGGTACCGTCTACCTCCAGATCATCAACAATGGCGGGGGCAGTTGCGGGAGTGACTTTGCGCTGGACGACATCTCCTTCGGCTTGTGTGACCCCTTGCCGGAAGTCAGCGTAGACGGGGCGCACGCCGGTTGTAAAGACTCCAGCACCGTTCTCCGTGTGTCGCTGGTGGATACGTCCGTATTCGGGACCGACCAATTGGTCTTCCAGTGGCAGGACTCTATCCCGGGCGGCACCTGGACCACGACCATGCCCACCGGTGTCGGCGCCTCCACCCTCGATACCCTGATCATCAACCCCGTCGAAGCCGCCAACGCCAACCGGTACTACCGGGTGAATGTGGCCGCTGTCGGGAACTCGATGACGGGTTGTAGTTACTTTTCCCCCGGATTCCTTATTTCCCTGAAGGCGTCGTCCCTGCCCCCCACCGGGGTAACGGCCAGCCCGTCGACGACGGAAGGATGCTCGGAGGTCCCGATCACCCTTACTGAAAGCGGTGGGTTCCTAGGGGATGGAGGACAGTATGTCTGGTACACGGCCGGTTGCGGTGTGGGTACCGCCATTGGCACCGGTCCGTCCATTACGGTCGAGCCTACCGTCACCACCGCCTACTTCGTAAGAGCCGAGGGTGCTTGTAACAACACCGTCTGCGCGGCCACGGCCATCACGGTTACCTGTACCCTGCCCACCGACCTGGTGTACTTCAACGGCAGCTACGCCGGCGGTATATCGACCCTGACCTGGGAAGTGACCGACAACGAGAACCTCGTGGGCTTCTATGTGGAACGCTCATTGGATGGTGTCACCTTTACCCGGATCGATTCCGTCAACGCCACCGGCATGAACGGGATAGCGGACTACAGCTATAATGATAACGTCGCCTCTTTGCATACCCAAACCATTTCGTACAGGATTGTCCTTCATTTCAAGACCGGGGACCAAAAACCCAGCTCGATAGTGGTGATCAGCAAGCCCCTGGACAACCAGGGCGGCCTGGTGGTCTTCCCCAACCCGGCGTCCACCCAGCTCACCATTTCGATTACCTCGGACAAAGAACAAGAGCTCTCCTACACGCTGATCAGCATGCAGGGACAAATCCTGACGACCGGCGCCCAAACCCTGGTACGTGGTGGTAATACCGTCATCGTCAACGGGTTGCAGTATGTTGCCAGCGGTGCTTACATCCTCCGGATCCAAACCCAGGATGCGGTGGTACAGAAAAAGATCATTATTCAGAAGTAA
- a CDS encoding TonB-dependent receptor, translating into MLRLLTFSLLLLLSSQSWGQVRISGRVLNKKKKPVVGASLTIKDSYDGATSDSTGQFSFTTTEKGKVILEATAVGYKDFDVYVTLGTVPVHQDVVLADNVSEMSAVIITAGSFAAGDKQRGTVLSSTDIYTTAGAAADITSAIKTLPGAQQVGNQTGLFVRGGTAEETKVFIDGSLVNNYFYTGTQDIASRGRFSPSLFQGTVFSSGGYSALYGQALSSALILESTDLPDKSTGSLGVSSVGLNAGYDQLAKNKRSSVGIDYSYVNLWPSFQVIKQTPDYFQVPVVQTVEGNFRIKTGKDGLLKFYAYYSGNQFGLRRPDIDSPALKNAFSLQNGDFFGNLSWKQKFGKWRLTLTGSYSNNLDKIQNVLENAENAQVKVSEYPYDGKSLWAHNLAELGQGKGILEYKLHGLSAIRVGGEYQYGYYQSKFYNDTIPQVTNGWKDSYTAAFAEADIYITPLLALKLGGRAEYSSLLAKTDLAPRLSAAYKIGPGQVSLAYGVFYQKPDNNFLLFGADKDYQKATHYIANYQIMNLDHTFRLEGFYKKYNNLTKTYPDTVGTGYGYAKGVEVFWRDKKSFKGIDYWVSYSYLDTKRDYLNFPYEMEPNFAARHTASLVVKKFVQKWKTGFNVSYSFATGRPYYNISDYGKPDYYIADQGRTIPYNNVSLSFNYIPTLSKPNSRHFTVWVLSVNNVFNIQEVDGYNYSFNNQVKQVIEPPAGRFIFLGCFISFGTDRTQDAINNNL; encoded by the coding sequence ATGTTACGATTATTAACCTTTTCCCTTTTGCTTCTCCTGTCCTCCCAAAGCTGGGGGCAGGTCCGGATTTCGGGACGGGTCCTCAATAAAAAGAAAAAACCCGTCGTGGGGGCCAGCCTGACGATTAAAGACAGCTACGACGGGGCGACCTCCGATTCGACCGGTCAGTTTTCCTTTACCACCACCGAAAAAGGCAAGGTCATTTTGGAAGCGACCGCCGTCGGCTATAAGGACTTTGATGTATACGTGACGCTGGGAACCGTTCCGGTTCACCAGGACGTGGTATTGGCGGACAACGTCAGTGAGATGAGCGCCGTGATCATCACCGCGGGGAGCTTTGCCGCCGGAGACAAGCAAAGGGGGACCGTCCTGAGTTCTACGGATATTTATACCACGGCCGGGGCGGCGGCCGATATCACCTCCGCCATCAAAACCCTTCCCGGCGCCCAGCAGGTGGGGAACCAGACCGGATTGTTTGTGCGCGGCGGCACGGCGGAAGAAACGAAAGTATTTATCGACGGGAGCCTTGTCAATAATTATTTTTATACAGGTACGCAGGACATCGCATCCCGGGGAAGGTTCTCCCCCTCTCTTTTCCAGGGAACGGTCTTTAGTTCCGGGGGATATTCCGCGCTATACGGACAGGCCCTTTCCTCGGCCCTTATCCTTGAATCGACCGACCTCCCGGACAAAAGCACGGGAAGCCTGGGCGTGTCCTCCGTGGGGCTAAACGCGGGTTATGATCAACTGGCCAAAAACAAACGGTCCAGCGTCGGGATAGACTACAGCTATGTCAACCTCTGGCCGTCTTTCCAGGTCATCAAGCAAACACCGGACTATTTTCAGGTCCCCGTCGTCCAGACCGTGGAAGGCAATTTCCGGATAAAGACGGGAAAGGACGGGCTCTTAAAGTTTTACGCCTACTATTCGGGCAACCAGTTTGGGTTGAGGCGGCCCGACATCGATTCGCCCGCGCTAAAGAATGCTTTTTCGCTCCAGAACGGCGACTTTTTCGGCAACCTTTCCTGGAAACAGAAGTTTGGGAAATGGCGGTTGACGCTGACGGGCTCCTACAGCAATAACCTCGATAAGATCCAGAATGTCCTGGAAAATGCAGAGAACGCCCAGGTCAAGGTCTCCGAATATCCTTACGACGGCAAAAGCCTGTGGGCCCACAACCTGGCCGAGCTGGGCCAGGGGAAAGGAATCCTCGAATACAAGCTCCACGGGTTGAGCGCCATCCGCGTGGGTGGAGAATACCAATACGGGTATTACCAAAGCAAGTTTTACAACGATACCATCCCCCAGGTCACCAACGGGTGGAAGGACAGCTATACGGCTGCTTTTGCCGAAGCCGATATCTATATCACACCTTTGCTGGCCCTCAAGCTGGGTGGACGGGCCGAATATTCCAGCCTGCTGGCCAAGACGGATCTGGCGCCCCGGCTCTCCGCGGCGTATAAGATCGGACCCGGGCAGGTGTCCCTGGCTTACGGCGTCTTTTATCAGAAACCCGACAACAACTTTCTGCTCTTTGGTGCAGACAAGGACTACCAGAAGGCGACGCACTACATCGCCAACTACCAGATCATGAACCTGGACCATACCTTCCGGCTGGAGGGTTTCTATAAAAAATACAACAACCTCACCAAGACGTACCCCGACACGGTGGGGACGGGTTACGGGTATGCAAAAGGGGTGGAGGTATTTTGGCGGGACAAAAAAAGTTTTAAGGGGATCGACTATTGGGTCTCCTACTCCTACCTCGATACAAAGCGCGACTACCTGAATTTCCCCTACGAAATGGAACCCAATTTTGCGGCCAGACACACGGCTTCGCTCGTGGTGAAGAAGTTTGTCCAGAAATGGAAAACCGGGTTCAATGTTTCTTACAGCTTTGCCACGGGCCGTCCGTATTACAATATCTCGGACTACGGGAAACCCGATTATTACATCGCCGACCAGGGACGGACCATTCCCTACAACAACGTCAGCCTTAGCTTCAACTATATACCCACGCTGAGCAAGCCGAACAGCCGCCACTTTACCGTATGGGTGTTGTCGGTCAACAATGTCTTTAACATCCAGGAGGTCGACGGCTACAATTATTCTTTTAACAACCAGGTCAAACAGGTCATCGAACCGCCGGCGGGACGGTTTATATTCCTGGGCTGTTTTATCAGCTTCGGAACCGACCGGACACAAGACGCCATCAACAATAATTTATAA
- a CDS encoding winged helix-turn-helix domain-containing protein, which translates to MLPIMDFKELDPILHSQLRLAVMSLLIGVKEAEFTFLKEKTSATAGNLSVQLNKLKEAGYVEIVKQFKNNYPQTMCKVTPAGIAAFEEYVKALQTYLPK; encoded by the coding sequence ATGCTCCCGATCATGGACTTTAAGGAACTCGACCCCATATTGCATTCGCAGCTAAGGCTCGCGGTGATGTCGCTCCTGATTGGCGTGAAGGAGGCCGAGTTTACTTTCCTCAAGGAGAAAACAAGCGCCACCGCCGGTAACCTGAGCGTTCAACTGAACAAGCTCAAGGAAGCGGGGTATGTCGAGATCGTCAAACAGTTCAAAAACAACTATCCGCAGACCATGTGCAAGGTCACCCCTGCCGGGATTGCCGCGTTCGAAGAATACGTAAAGGCGTTGCAGACATACCTGCCCAAGTAA
- a CDS encoding ABC transporter ATP-binding protein: protein MAVIARIGHLSKHFDSLTAVDDLSFTVEEGDVYGFLGQNGAGKSTTLRMLLSLIRPSGGDIELFGLSLATHRKQILRQVGAVIEQPELYPFFTGLENLRVFARLSGKPLKRAALLEHLEVVGLAGRADDKTGTYSMGMKQRLGLAVALVHDPALLILDEPTNGLDPQGIADMRNLILSLSRDRKKTLIVSSHLLSEIQILATRMLIIDKGRKVVEGAADTLLNPADTLVHLETEDMSRTLELLHASDWAGAIHGVAPLVLKIHRSRIPQLNADLVAWGVGVTRLEPRHSLEDYFLQLTASAPHVAPFAH from the coding sequence ATGGCGGTCATCGCCCGCATCGGGCACCTTTCCAAGCATTTTGATTCCCTCACGGCGGTAGACGACCTGTCCTTCACCGTCGAGGAGGGAGACGTCTACGGCTTCCTTGGACAAAACGGGGCCGGCAAGTCCACGACCCTCCGGATGCTCCTTTCCCTGATCCGCCCCAGCGGCGGGGACATCGAATTATTCGGCCTGTCGCTTGCCACCCACCGCAAACAGATCCTCCGGCAGGTGGGCGCGGTCATTGAACAGCCGGAGCTTTATCCCTTTTTTACCGGCCTGGAAAACCTCCGGGTGTTCGCCCGGCTGAGCGGCAAACCCCTGAAAAGGGCGGCCCTTTTGGAACACCTGGAAGTCGTCGGGCTCGCCGGCCGCGCCGACGACAAAACCGGGACGTATTCCATGGGTATGAAACAACGGCTGGGTCTTGCCGTGGCACTTGTCCACGATCCCGCCCTGCTGATCCTCGATGAACCGACCAACGGCCTGGACCCCCAGGGCATCGCCGACATGCGCAACCTGATCCTTTCCCTCAGCCGCGACCGGAAAAAAACGCTGATCGTGTCGTCTCACTTACTTAGCGAGATACAGATCCTGGCGACCCGCATGCTCATCATCGACAAAGGCCGGAAGGTGGTGGAGGGCGCCGCCGACACACTATTGAATCCCGCCGATACGCTGGTACACCTCGAAACAGAGGACATGTCCAGAACGCTGGAACTGTTACACGCCTCCGACTGGGCGGGTGCCATCCACGGTGTCGCTCCCCTGGTCCTAAAAATCCACCGGAGCCGCATCCCGCAGCTCAATGCGGACCTGGTCGCCTGGGGCGTGGGTGTAACGCGTCTCGAACCCCGGCATTCGCTGGAGGACTATTTCTTACAATTAACCGCTTCCGCACCTCATGTGGCCCCTTTTGCGCATTGA
- a CDS encoding ABC transporter permease has protein sequence MRIELWKIYRKPRTYISFLAIAAMVWLIQLGLYADGENYIRFGMQSLTASFDLSGKILNGYLVCFVILQTFLMQVPLLIALVAGDMIAGEANTGTLRLLLTKPMGRGELLAAKFAATFVYTVTLLLWMALLALLGSLLIFGVGDLMIMRNREMDLLLSGDVPWRYAAAFGFAIVAMTAVASLAFLFSVFAENAIGPIVSTVSAVIVLTILSTMDIPFFNRLKPYLFTTHMIGWKGFFYTPVPWHDIMGSLAVLLGHILAFGAVTWIVFTRKDILS, from the coding sequence TTGCGCATTGAACTCTGGAAGATCTACCGCAAACCCCGGACGTACATCAGCTTCCTGGCCATCGCCGCCATGGTCTGGCTGATCCAGCTGGGGTTATATGCTGACGGGGAAAACTACATCCGTTTCGGGATGCAGTCCCTGACCGCCTCTTTCGACCTCAGCGGAAAGATCCTGAACGGCTACCTCGTGTGTTTTGTGATCCTGCAGACCTTCCTGATGCAGGTGCCCCTGCTGATCGCGCTGGTCGCGGGGGACATGATCGCGGGCGAGGCCAATACCGGGACCCTCCGCCTGCTCCTGACAAAGCCCATGGGCAGGGGCGAGCTCCTGGCTGCCAAGTTCGCCGCCACCTTCGTCTATACCGTCACCCTCTTGCTTTGGATGGCGCTCCTCGCCCTGCTGGGTTCCCTCCTCATTTTCGGGGTGGGGGATCTGATGATCATGCGCAACCGGGAAATGGACCTCCTCCTGTCGGGCGACGTCCCCTGGCGCTACGCCGCCGCTTTCGGTTTTGCCATCGTCGCCATGACTGCCGTCGCTTCCTTAGCCTTCCTGTTCAGTGTCTTTGCAGAAAACGCCATCGGCCCCATCGTCTCCACCGTGAGCGCCGTCATCGTCCTGACCATCCTGTCCACGATGGACATCCCGTTTTTCAACCGGCTCAAACCCTATCTTTTTACCACCCACATGATCGGCTGGAAGGGTTTTTTCTATACCCCGGTTCCCTGGCACGATATTATGGGTTCCTTAGCGGTGCTCCTGGGACATATCTTAGCGTTTGGCGCCGTGACGTGGATCGTTTTTACACGAAAAGATATTCTTAGCTGA
- a CDS encoding LolA family protein — protein sequence MLLIIFALFGFTRPASSQDVNALLRAVRAKIEQVRDYTADARLVIDVSFMKVPPSDVKVYFLRPDQFKIIKQGGISILPKGGLNISLNALLQDGNYAAIDAGTIKGQRVVKLVPLKEGGDVVLTTLYIDEAPLLVRKAVTTTRNNGTFELDLDYGHYAGYALPDKAVFIFNTSGYKLPKGLSLDYDPHGNTNAPPPPSDAKGQITLSYARYTINKGIPAGIFQ from the coding sequence ATGCTTTTGATCATATTTGCCCTCTTTGGTTTTACGCGCCCGGCCTCTTCCCAGGACGTCAACGCTTTGTTGCGCGCTGTGCGCGCCAAGATCGAACAGGTCCGCGATTACACCGCCGATGCACGGCTCGTCATTGACGTCTCCTTTATGAAGGTCCCTCCTTCCGACGTCAAAGTCTATTTCCTGCGCCCCGATCAATTCAAGATCATCAAACAGGGCGGCATTTCCATCCTCCCCAAAGGCGGGCTCAACATCAGCCTGAATGCGTTGCTTCAGGACGGCAACTACGCCGCCATCGACGCCGGTACCATCAAGGGCCAGCGCGTCGTCAAGCTGGTGCCCCTAAAAGAAGGCGGCGACGTCGTCCTCACCACGCTCTATATCGACGAGGCCCCTCTCCTGGTTCGCAAAGCGGTTACGACCACCCGCAACAACGGTACCTTCGAGCTCGACCTCGACTACGGCCACTACGCCGGCTATGCGCTGCCCGACAAGGCGGTGTTCATCTTCAATACTTCCGGTTATAAGCTACCGAAGGGGCTGTCCCTGGACTATGACCCGCATGGCAATACAAACGCTCCCCCGCCCCCGTCAGACGCCAAGGGCCAGATAACGCTGTCCTACGCACGTTACACGATCAACAAAGGGATACCGGCGGGGATTTTCCAATAA
- the pdxA gene encoding 4-hydroxythreonine-4-phosphate dehydrogenase PdxA has product MAEYRKPVIGLSSGDINGIGPELIIKTLSDARVLDIFTPVVFLSAKVINFYRKSIPEVNFNFHNLKDLSHLNPKMVNVVNCWEEDVNITPGQLTEAGGRYAIRSLNAAVKALQEQGIDGLVTAPIHKNNVQTPEFPYTGHTPYLKACFQASDCLMFMTAPNLRVGLVTEHVPVKDVAQYITREAISSKIQIMHDSLRRDFGIDKPRIAVLGLNPHAGDEGLIGKEEETIIKPTIKDLKHHNLMVFGPYSADAFFARGQYEKFDAVLAMYHDQGLIPFKSLAIGEGVNFTAGLRGIRTSPDHGTAFDIAGKNKADSSSLRAALFACVDIIRARREYADNHRNPLKKISAQVVGNAEDERGAEE; this is encoded by the coding sequence ATGGCAGAATACAGGAAGCCCGTGATAGGGCTGAGTTCAGGAGATATAAACGGGATCGGACCCGAGCTCATCATCAAGACGCTCAGCGATGCGCGCGTACTGGATATTTTCACCCCGGTCGTCTTCCTGAGCGCCAAGGTCATCAACTTCTACCGCAAATCCATACCGGAAGTCAACTTCAACTTTCATAACCTCAAAGACCTCTCCCATCTCAATCCAAAGATGGTCAATGTCGTGAATTGCTGGGAAGAAGACGTCAACATCACCCCGGGACAGCTCACCGAGGCGGGCGGACGGTACGCCATCCGTTCCCTGAACGCTGCCGTCAAGGCCCTCCAGGAGCAAGGCATCGACGGTCTGGTGACGGCCCCCATCCACAAAAACAACGTCCAAACCCCGGAGTTCCCCTATACCGGGCATACGCCCTATCTCAAAGCCTGTTTCCAGGCGTCCGATTGCCTGATGTTCATGACGGCCCCCAACCTCCGGGTAGGTCTGGTCACCGAACACGTGCCCGTAAAGGACGTCGCCCAATACATCACCCGGGAAGCCATTTCCAGCAAGATCCAGATCATGCACGACTCCCTGCGCCGGGACTTCGGCATCGACAAACCCCGGATCGCCGTCCTGGGTCTGAATCCCCACGCCGGTGACGAAGGCCTCATCGGAAAGGAAGAGGAAACCATCATCAAACCCACCATCAAAGACCTCAAGCACCACAACCTGATGGTCTTCGGCCCCTATAGCGCCGACGCGTTCTTTGCCCGCGGCCAATACGAGAAGTTCGACGCCGTCCTGGCCATGTACCACGACCAGGGCCTGATCCCCTTCAAGTCCCTGGCCATCGGCGAGGGCGTGAACTTCACGGCCGGTCTCCGCGGAATCCGCACCTCCCCGGATCATGGCACGGCTTTCGATATTGCGGGGAAAAATAAGGCGGACTCCTCCTCCCTGCGCGCCGCCCTTTTCGCCTGCGTCGACATCATCCGCGCCCGCCGCGAGTATGCCGACAACCATCGGAATCCGCTCAAAAAGATTTCCGCGCAGGTGGTCGGCAACGCCGAAGACGAGCGCGGCGCCGAGGAATAA
- the rsmA gene encoding 16S rRNA (adenine(1518)-N(6)/adenine(1519)-N(6))-dimethyltransferase RsmA translates to MYTLKKSLGQHFLKDEGISQRIVEALKARPFGRLLEVGPGGGALTKYLLQLPDVDFKAVELDEEKAVYLENTYPAIRGKLIRGSILDIPAPWEGPFTVVGNFPYNISSQILFRVLDWKDQTETVVGMFQKEVAQRVAAKEGSKTYGILSVLVQAFFQVEYLFEVGEQAFTPPPKVKSAVIRLTPRAQIPAFRSEEHLRRLVKTAFNQRRKMLRNAVKGLFPPDVLADPLFDKRAEQLSVEDFAALTKRMS, encoded by the coding sequence ATGTACACCCTAAAAAAATCGCTGGGGCAGCACTTTTTAAAGGATGAGGGCATTTCGCAGCGGATCGTGGAAGCCCTGAAGGCAAGGCCCTTCGGGCGTTTGCTGGAAGTGGGCCCGGGCGGGGGCGCGCTCACCAAATACCTGTTGCAGCTCCCGGATGTTGACTTCAAAGCAGTGGAACTGGACGAGGAAAAGGCGGTTTACCTGGAGAACACGTATCCGGCGATCCGGGGCAAACTGATCCGGGGCAGCATCCTGGACATCCCGGCGCCCTGGGAGGGACCATTTACGGTCGTGGGCAACTTCCCGTATAACATAAGTTCCCAGATCCTTTTCCGGGTCCTGGATTGGAAGGATCAAACCGAGACGGTGGTGGGCATGTTTCAAAAAGAAGTCGCCCAACGGGTGGCGGCCAAGGAGGGGTCGAAGACCTACGGTATCCTGAGTGTGCTGGTGCAAGCCTTTTTCCAGGTGGAGTATCTTTTCGAAGTAGGGGAACAGGCGTTTACACCTCCCCCGAAAGTAAAAAGCGCGGTGATCCGCCTGACGCCACGCGCACAGATCCCTGCTTTCCGCTCGGAAGAACACCTGAGGCGACTGGTCAAAACGGCGTTTAACCAGCGCCGCAAGATGTTGCGCAACGCCGTAAAGGGCCTGTTTCCGCCGGATGTCCTGGCGGATCCCCTTTTTGACAAAAGGGCGGAACAATTAAGCGTCGAGGACTTTGCGGCGCTTACGAAGAGGATGTCCTAG